The following are encoded in a window of Thunnus albacares chromosome 17, fThuAlb1.1, whole genome shotgun sequence genomic DNA:
- the LOC122966165 gene encoding uncharacterized protein LOC122966165 isoform X1 — MEEDRQGGSCDVAAMHVKTEAVDENTSALVLGSQESPAPCGDTACRGGGGGGGGVDQTAEVLGDTELQAATTATPVLLYPVSTDRFFTTSGDGKTYLKIAPASVMPPAPSEKTLPSGSDFSSKAVLCLIEAVGRRWGLYETRERSQLFQSVQEEMASKGHVLPVEKIRRKWNNLIVTYKRVKDRSRETGHAKTTWEFFDLMDATLCDTVGTQITNNKRTKGGSSISALPGPLAKIAAKPQVPQPTTITHPNGDFAMTAGVESMGQVATSGQIISSTAAITSMTTATVSPTNAPEIKPLIVLNSDIVTTSIHPATIVPSPSFISSPCFTETASTSPSLGPTCNTDLNTSRFVSRKAPSFSSGVVPFRLSNTQNLLGLSSSLPPTSSCLASSISTSLSATTTTGTDGQNQTGNEEKSSTTLFQEILKRQEEQAYLDRVARRRVEAREKRRERREVRMAESLGRIATALELLSSKQDTVIALLQRLADRK, encoded by the exons ATGGAGGAAGATCGACAAGGAGGCAGCTGCGACGTCGCAGCAATGCACGTGAAAACTGAAGCGGTCGATGAAAATACATCTGCGCTGGTTTTGGGCAGTCAGGAGTCGCCTGCGCCCTGCGGTGATACCgcatgcagaggaggaggaggaggaggaggaggagtggatcAGACTGCAGAGGTACTGGGTGACACAGAGCTGCAAGCAGCCACCACAGCTACTCCTGTACTGCTGT atcCTGTGAGCACAGACCGGTTCTTCACCACATCAGGGGATGGAAAAACCTACCTGAAGATAGCTCCAG CTTCAGTGATGCCACCTGCTCCTTCAGAGAAGACGCTCCCCTCTGGTTCTGATTTCTCTTCCAAAGCTGTTCTGTGTCTGATAGAGGCTGTCGGGCGCCGCTGGGGCCTGTATGAGACTCGAGAACGGTCGCAGCTCTTCCAGAGTGTCCAGGAGGAGATGGCCTCAAAGGGGCATGTACTTCCCGTTGAAAAGATCCGCCGCAAGTGGAACAACCTCATTGTTACGTACAAGAGGGTGAAAGACCGCAGCCGAGAGACGGGACATGCTAAAACGACCTGGGAGTTCTTTGAT TTGATGGATGCCACACTTTGTGACACTGTTGGAACTCAGATCACCAACAATAAAAGAACCAAAGGTGGCAGCTCCATCTCTGCGCTGCCTGGTCCCTTGGCAAAGATCGCTGCAAAACCACAGGTCCCACAGCCCACCACCATCACGCACCCCAATGGTGACTTTGCCATGACTGCTGGTGTGGAATCAATGGGTCAGGTTGCTACCAGCGGTCAGATCATCAGTAGCACTGCTGCCATAACCTCAATGACTACAGCAACCGTTAGCCCAACAAATGCTCCAGAGATCAAGCCCCTGATTGTCCTGAACAGTGACATTGTTACAACCAGTATTCATCCAGCCACCATTGTGCCATCTCCATCTTTTATCTCCTCACCTTGTTTTACAGAAACAGCATCAACTTCCCCTTCTCTTGGGCCAACCTGTAACACAGACCTTAACACATCCCGCTTCGTAAGCCGTAAAGCTCCGTCCTTCTCATCGGGTGTCGTACCCTTTCGCCTTAGTAACACCCAGAATCTCCTtggcctctcctcctctttaccCCCGACGTCCTCCTGTCTCGCATCTTCTATTTCCACTTCATTATCAGCAACAACCACAACAGGAACAGATGGACAAaaccagacaggaaatgaggagaaGAGCAGCACTACGTTGTTCCAGGAGATTCTGAAGAGACAGGAGGAGCAGGCCTACCTGGATCGAGTGGCTCGCCGCCGGGTCGAAGCCAGAGAAAAGAGGCGTGAGAGGAGGGAGGTGCGGATGGCAGAGTCCCTCGGCAGGATAGCCACAGCCCTGGAGCTACTCTCCTCCAAACAAGACACAGTCATTGCCCTCCTGCAGAGACTGGCTGATCGGAAGTGA
- the LOC122966165 gene encoding uncharacterized protein LOC122966165 isoform X2, with amino-acid sequence MEEDRQGGSCDVAAMHVKTEAVDENTSALVLGSQESPAPCGDTACRGGGGGGGGVDQTAEVLGDTELQAATTATPVLLYPVSTDRFFTTSGDGKTYLKIAPEAVGRRWGLYETRERSQLFQSVQEEMASKGHVLPVEKIRRKWNNLIVTYKRVKDRSRETGHAKTTWEFFDLMDATLCDTVGTQITNNKRTKGGSSISALPGPLAKIAAKPQVPQPTTITHPNGDFAMTAGVESMGQVATSGQIISSTAAITSMTTATVSPTNAPEIKPLIVLNSDIVTTSIHPATIVPSPSFISSPCFTETASTSPSLGPTCNTDLNTSRFVSRKAPSFSSGVVPFRLSNTQNLLGLSSSLPPTSSCLASSISTSLSATTTTGTDGQNQTGNEEKSSTTLFQEILKRQEEQAYLDRVARRRVEAREKRRERREVRMAESLGRIATALELLSSKQDTVIALLQRLADRK; translated from the exons ATGGAGGAAGATCGACAAGGAGGCAGCTGCGACGTCGCAGCAATGCACGTGAAAACTGAAGCGGTCGATGAAAATACATCTGCGCTGGTTTTGGGCAGTCAGGAGTCGCCTGCGCCCTGCGGTGATACCgcatgcagaggaggaggaggaggaggaggaggagtggatcAGACTGCAGAGGTACTGGGTGACACAGAGCTGCAAGCAGCCACCACAGCTACTCCTGTACTGCTGT atcCTGTGAGCACAGACCGGTTCTTCACCACATCAGGGGATGGAAAAACCTACCTGAAGATAGCTCCAG AGGCTGTCGGGCGCCGCTGGGGCCTGTATGAGACTCGAGAACGGTCGCAGCTCTTCCAGAGTGTCCAGGAGGAGATGGCCTCAAAGGGGCATGTACTTCCCGTTGAAAAGATCCGCCGCAAGTGGAACAACCTCATTGTTACGTACAAGAGGGTGAAAGACCGCAGCCGAGAGACGGGACATGCTAAAACGACCTGGGAGTTCTTTGAT TTGATGGATGCCACACTTTGTGACACTGTTGGAACTCAGATCACCAACAATAAAAGAACCAAAGGTGGCAGCTCCATCTCTGCGCTGCCTGGTCCCTTGGCAAAGATCGCTGCAAAACCACAGGTCCCACAGCCCACCACCATCACGCACCCCAATGGTGACTTTGCCATGACTGCTGGTGTGGAATCAATGGGTCAGGTTGCTACCAGCGGTCAGATCATCAGTAGCACTGCTGCCATAACCTCAATGACTACAGCAACCGTTAGCCCAACAAATGCTCCAGAGATCAAGCCCCTGATTGTCCTGAACAGTGACATTGTTACAACCAGTATTCATCCAGCCACCATTGTGCCATCTCCATCTTTTATCTCCTCACCTTGTTTTACAGAAACAGCATCAACTTCCCCTTCTCTTGGGCCAACCTGTAACACAGACCTTAACACATCCCGCTTCGTAAGCCGTAAAGCTCCGTCCTTCTCATCGGGTGTCGTACCCTTTCGCCTTAGTAACACCCAGAATCTCCTtggcctctcctcctctttaccCCCGACGTCCTCCTGTCTCGCATCTTCTATTTCCACTTCATTATCAGCAACAACCACAACAGGAACAGATGGACAAaaccagacaggaaatgaggagaaGAGCAGCACTACGTTGTTCCAGGAGATTCTGAAGAGACAGGAGGAGCAGGCCTACCTGGATCGAGTGGCTCGCCGCCGGGTCGAAGCCAGAGAAAAGAGGCGTGAGAGGAGGGAGGTGCGGATGGCAGAGTCCCTCGGCAGGATAGCCACAGCCCTGGAGCTACTCTCCTCCAAACAAGACACAGTCATTGCCCTCCTGCAGAGACTGGCTGATCGGAAGTGA
- the LOC122966165 gene encoding uncharacterized protein LOC122966165 isoform X3, whose product MQRRRRRRRRSGSDCRDPVSTDRFFTTSGDGKTYLKIAPASVMPPAPSEKTLPSGSDFSSKAVLCLIEAVGRRWGLYETRERSQLFQSVQEEMASKGHVLPVEKIRRKWNNLIVTYKRVKDRSRETGHAKTTWEFFDLMDATLCDTVGTQITNNKRTKGGSSISALPGPLAKIAAKPQVPQPTTITHPNGDFAMTAGVESMGQVATSGQIISSTAAITSMTTATVSPTNAPEIKPLIVLNSDIVTTSIHPATIVPSPSFISSPCFTETASTSPSLGPTCNTDLNTSRFVSRKAPSFSSGVVPFRLSNTQNLLGLSSSLPPTSSCLASSISTSLSATTTTGTDGQNQTGNEEKSSTTLFQEILKRQEEQAYLDRVARRRVEAREKRRERREVRMAESLGRIATALELLSSKQDTVIALLQRLADRK is encoded by the exons atgcagaggaggaggaggaggaggaggaggagtggatcAGACTGCAGAG atcCTGTGAGCACAGACCGGTTCTTCACCACATCAGGGGATGGAAAAACCTACCTGAAGATAGCTCCAG CTTCAGTGATGCCACCTGCTCCTTCAGAGAAGACGCTCCCCTCTGGTTCTGATTTCTCTTCCAAAGCTGTTCTGTGTCTGATAGAGGCTGTCGGGCGCCGCTGGGGCCTGTATGAGACTCGAGAACGGTCGCAGCTCTTCCAGAGTGTCCAGGAGGAGATGGCCTCAAAGGGGCATGTACTTCCCGTTGAAAAGATCCGCCGCAAGTGGAACAACCTCATTGTTACGTACAAGAGGGTGAAAGACCGCAGCCGAGAGACGGGACATGCTAAAACGACCTGGGAGTTCTTTGAT TTGATGGATGCCACACTTTGTGACACTGTTGGAACTCAGATCACCAACAATAAAAGAACCAAAGGTGGCAGCTCCATCTCTGCGCTGCCTGGTCCCTTGGCAAAGATCGCTGCAAAACCACAGGTCCCACAGCCCACCACCATCACGCACCCCAATGGTGACTTTGCCATGACTGCTGGTGTGGAATCAATGGGTCAGGTTGCTACCAGCGGTCAGATCATCAGTAGCACTGCTGCCATAACCTCAATGACTACAGCAACCGTTAGCCCAACAAATGCTCCAGAGATCAAGCCCCTGATTGTCCTGAACAGTGACATTGTTACAACCAGTATTCATCCAGCCACCATTGTGCCATCTCCATCTTTTATCTCCTCACCTTGTTTTACAGAAACAGCATCAACTTCCCCTTCTCTTGGGCCAACCTGTAACACAGACCTTAACACATCCCGCTTCGTAAGCCGTAAAGCTCCGTCCTTCTCATCGGGTGTCGTACCCTTTCGCCTTAGTAACACCCAGAATCTCCTtggcctctcctcctctttaccCCCGACGTCCTCCTGTCTCGCATCTTCTATTTCCACTTCATTATCAGCAACAACCACAACAGGAACAGATGGACAAaaccagacaggaaatgaggagaaGAGCAGCACTACGTTGTTCCAGGAGATTCTGAAGAGACAGGAGGAGCAGGCCTACCTGGATCGAGTGGCTCGCCGCCGGGTCGAAGCCAGAGAAAAGAGGCGTGAGAGGAGGGAGGTGCGGATGGCAGAGTCCCTCGGCAGGATAGCCACAGCCCTGGAGCTACTCTCCTCCAAACAAGACACAGTCATTGCCCTCCTGCAGAGACTGGCTGATCGGAAGTGA